A portion of the Algisphaera agarilytica genome contains these proteins:
- a CDS encoding TerC family protein, with product MADLLTFENFANLGVLLFLQAVLGFDNLLYISIESQRAPKDKQKAVRRNGILIAIALRIVLLFVIISLIKKLEAPFFEVHWEGVIEGAFNFSTIVFLFGGAFIMYTAIKEVRHLLSIDDFHHAGKSKESKSAAQVIALIVFMNLIFSFDSILSALAITEVFVVLAIAIVSSGVAMLLLADRVTDFISKNRKYEVLGLFILFIVGIVLLGEGGHEAHLKLFGFEVHPMSKATFYFSVAVLVIVDVIQSGYQKKLDAVKAAQPNRH from the coding sequence ATGGCCGACCTCCTCACATTCGAAAACTTCGCCAATCTTGGCGTGCTCCTGTTCCTCCAGGCCGTCCTGGGCTTCGACAACCTGCTCTACATCTCGATCGAGAGCCAGCGGGCCCCGAAAGACAAGCAGAAAGCGGTCCGCCGCAACGGCATCCTGATCGCGATCGCGCTGCGCATCGTCCTGCTGTTCGTCATCATCTCGCTGATCAAAAAACTCGAAGCGCCGTTTTTCGAGGTCCACTGGGAAGGCGTGATCGAGGGCGCGTTTAACTTCTCGACGATCGTCTTCCTCTTCGGCGGGGCGTTCATCATGTACACCGCGATCAAAGAGGTCCGCCACCTCTTGTCGATCGACGACTTCCATCACGCGGGCAAATCCAAAGAGTCCAAGAGCGCAGCGCAGGTCATCGCGCTGATCGTGTTCATGAACCTGATCTTTTCGTTCGACTCGATCCTCTCGGCCCTGGCGATCACCGAGGTCTTCGTCGTGCTGGCCATCGCGATCGTCAGCTCGGGCGTGGCGATGCTGCTGCTGGCCGACCGCGTGACCGATTTCATCTCCAAGAACCGGAAGTACGAGGTCTTGGGGCTGTTCATCCTGTTCATCGTCGGCATCGTGCTGCTGGGCGAGGGCGGGCACGAGGCGCACCTCAAGCTGTTCGGCTTCGAAGTCCACCCGATGAGCAAGGCGACGTTCTACTTCTCGGTCGCGGTGCTCGTGATCGTTGATGTGATCCAGTCGGGCTATCAGAAGAAGCTGGACGCGGTGAAGGCCGCCCAGCCGAATCGGCATTGA
- a CDS encoding O-antigen ligase family protein: MKSASVAAMAVLLTAMALVPCFTPNSPVRYFESDPRIDMQGLYGDQLPELGPLGMAWLQTLTVVVAGLGIAVAVWAGARLSKAALVLASLGMAVAAFHMTKGTARWEDWTQGGAWIAASAVGVSAMHLAQHASARKWIVALVVAAALPLLAEAGWYVWVEHAMTVAVFDEDPAAMLERQGLVPGTEAAVLFERRLRFADATGTFGLSNVLASVAGAIAMLGLGVAGWSAWRSRGQGRWVLAGAAGVAAVAAFVVVGLTASKGATLALVAALGLGGLVFIGTRWKRASGLIHFATIALVLMAFASIGVRGAMGPPPASPDGFVAGAAIDGERSLLFRWHYLQAAIQIASENPLLGSGARGFADTYPSAKNPINPETVTSAHSVFTDQITMLGLGGWAWTALMLWWLWRAGGAVGRSLAAEDSSPETEPYAATRSTVWTAVGAAAVVFTITLTVRQGALFIDTALLWLLALALFITVAALLGARGGMSTTAQRVALLLAATAALVHNQIEMAFFQPAAMGILWLILGAAGARVVQSKAVVAEDAPAEAAKPPSKVSPMIAGGWGLVVLVMMGVYAAGVTHHETAMARATSALRAGNLSTTLDRLAEAQHAAGLDTRALRWRAQLVPVSQLGSVLRWIEDAVDEAKRPATFERLRASVLAELAQQLSTPEAHGATDEAFAALAEKSPYNIQDRLMWADSRWAAGEHGEAREHYRAVLELREQKYLDPADPLSPEQLERVRRALESAAP; the protein is encoded by the coding sequence ATGAAATCGGCGTCGGTGGCCGCGATGGCGGTGTTGCTCACAGCGATGGCGCTGGTGCCCTGCTTCACGCCCAACTCGCCGGTGCGGTACTTCGAAAGCGACCCGCGCATCGATATGCAAGGTCTGTATGGGGATCAGCTGCCCGAGCTCGGCCCGTTGGGCATGGCCTGGCTGCAGACGCTGACGGTGGTGGTGGCGGGGCTGGGAATCGCGGTCGCGGTCTGGGCCGGGGCGAGGCTGAGCAAGGCGGCACTGGTGCTCGCGTCGCTGGGGATGGCGGTGGCGGCGTTCCATATGACCAAGGGCACCGCACGCTGGGAAGACTGGACCCAGGGCGGGGCGTGGATCGCAGCGTCGGCGGTGGGGGTGTCGGCGATGCACCTTGCACAGCACGCATCGGCCCGGAAGTGGATCGTGGCATTGGTGGTGGCCGCGGCGTTGCCGTTGCTGGCCGAGGCGGGGTGGTACGTCTGGGTGGAACACGCCATGACGGTGGCGGTGTTTGATGAGGACCCCGCCGCGATGCTGGAGCGTCAGGGGCTGGTCCCGGGGACCGAGGCCGCGGTGCTGTTCGAGCGTCGCCTGCGGTTCGCCGATGCGACGGGGACGTTTGGGCTGTCGAACGTGTTGGCTTCGGTGGCTGGGGCGATCGCGATGCTGGGGCTGGGCGTGGCGGGGTGGTCGGCGTGGCGTTCGCGGGGGCAGGGCCGATGGGTCTTGGCCGGGGCGGCGGGCGTGGCGGCGGTGGCGGCTTTCGTGGTGGTGGGGTTGACCGCATCCAAGGGCGCGACGCTGGCGCTGGTCGCCGCATTGGGCTTGGGGGGGCTCGTCTTCATCGGCACGCGTTGGAAGCGTGCGTCGGGGCTGATCCATTTCGCGACGATCGCCCTGGTGCTCATGGCTTTTGCGTCGATTGGCGTTCGGGGCGCGATGGGTCCGCCCCCGGCCTCGCCCGACGGGTTCGTGGCCGGGGCGGCGATCGACGGCGAACGCAGCCTGCTGTTTCGCTGGCACTACCTGCAAGCAGCGATACAGATCGCCTCGGAAAACCCGCTGCTCGGGAGCGGGGCACGCGGCTTTGCCGACACCTACCCGAGTGCGAAGAACCCGATCAACCCCGAGACGGTGACGAGCGCCCACAGCGTATTCACCGACCAGATCACCATGCTCGGGCTCGGCGGCTGGGCGTGGACAGCACTGATGCTGTGGTGGCTGTGGCGGGCGGGCGGCGCGGTGGGCCGATCTTTGGCGGCCGAAGACTCGTCACCCGAAACCGAGCCTTATGCGGCCACGCGTTCGACGGTGTGGACCGCGGTGGGTGCGGCGGCGGTGGTCTTCACGATCACGCTCACCGTCCGGCAGGGGGCGTTGTTCATCGACACGGCCCTGCTGTGGCTCCTGGCGCTCGCGTTGTTCATCACGGTGGCGGCGTTGCTTGGCGCACGGGGCGGGATGTCCACGACGGCCCAGCGGGTCGCGCTGCTGCTGGCCGCGACGGCGGCGTTGGTGCACAACCAGATCGAGATGGCGTTCTTCCAGCCCGCGGCGATGGGCATCCTCTGGCTGATCCTCGGTGCGGCCGGAGCGCGTGTCGTTCAATCCAAGGCGGTCGTCGCAGAAGACGCGCCTGCCGAAGCCGCTAAACCGCCGAGCAAGGTCAGCCCCATGATTGCGGGGGGTTGGGGGTTGGTCGTGCTTGTAATGATGGGCGTCTACGCCGCGGGCGTCACCCATCACGAAACCGCGATGGCCCGGGCCACCTCGGCCCTGCGTGCGGGCAATCTATCGACCACACTGGATCGCTTGGCCGAGGCACAGCACGCCGCGGGGCTCGACACGCGGGCTCTGCGTTGGCGTGCCCAGCTGGTCCCGGTGTCGCAGCTCGGCTCTGTGCTGCGGTGGATCGAAGACGCGGTCGATGAAGCCAAACGCCCGGCCACGTTCGAACGCTTGCGGGCCTCGGTGTTGGCCGAGTTGGCGCAGCAGCTCAGCACGCCCGAAGCTCACGGGGCGACCGACGAGGCCTTCGCGGCGCTGGCGGAGAAATCGCCCTACAACATCCAGGACCGGCTGATGTGGGCCGACTCGCGTTGGGCCGCGGGGGAACACGGCGAAGCCCGTGAGCACTACCGGGCCGTCTTGGAATTGCGTGAGCAGAAATACCTCGACCCCGCCGACCCGCTGAGCCCTGAACAGCTTGAGCGGGTGCGTCGGGCGCTGGAATCTGCGGCTCCTTAA
- a CDS encoding TetR/AcrR family transcriptional regulator gives MSQVTDGSVNPHPNQPLDALTAPVTPAAVSRPDVLGTIGPVPNVATPKPPTQLSREQILDATEACLQELGYDGTTIRRIAKQLDCAVGSIYRYFDDKRALLAAVVQRRFEPVLERIEQGAPADASANLYAQIASDQPELYRLMFWLSSIGKATQDTTMPVVVQKIIESWTKQFNDQRAAESFWAQLHGAIMMGRRIDDLLPGTAISNPQQG, from the coding sequence ATGTCACAAGTAACCGACGGATCGGTTAATCCCCACCCGAATCAACCTCTCGACGCGCTGACCGCCCCGGTGACCCCGGCCGCTGTCTCTCGTCCCGACGTGCTGGGCACCATCGGCCCGGTCCCCAACGTCGCCACCCCCAAACCGCCCACGCAGCTCAGCCGTGAGCAGATCCTCGACGCCACCGAGGCCTGCCTGCAGGAGCTCGGCTACGACGGCACCACCATCCGCCGTATCGCCAAGCAGCTCGACTGTGCGGTCGGCTCGATCTACCGCTACTTCGACGACAAGCGGGCCCTGCTCGCCGCCGTCGTGCAACGCCGCTTCGAGCCCGTGCTCGAACGCATCGAGCAAGGCGCCCCAGCCGATGCCTCGGCCAACCTCTACGCTCAGATCGCCAGCGATCAGCCCGAGCTGTACCGCCTGATGTTCTGGCTGTCGAGCATCGGCAAGGCTACGCAAGACACCACGATGCCCGTCGTGGTCCAGAAGATCATCGAGAGCTGGACCAAGCAGTTCAACGACCAGCGTGCCGCCGAGTCGTTCTGGGCTCAGCTGCACGGCGCCATCATGATGGGCCGTCGCATCGACGACCTGTTGCCCGGCACCGCGATCTCAAACCCGCAGCAAGGCTGA
- a CDS encoding MlaE family ABC transporter permease, whose amino-acid sequence MADRLANFGTNITDRLAGFGEFSRFCGHWAYWTVRKPAGYSRLRLLMPQLFTIGVRSIPVVMLVGAFVGAVIGLETYGQFEAIGQENKLGGVIALSVVKQIGPVLAAVMIAGRVGGAVSAEVGTMRVTEQLDALRVMGTDPIQHLVVPRVMACIIMLPILTIFSNLLGIAGGYLVVSTGFGVDQTDYWDFTAQLVTNWDVFTGLFKSVFFGLFIGLIACFKGFNCESGAAGVGKAATESFVLGFIAIIISNFFLAQFLNTLDPLINGIGGASVVG is encoded by the coding sequence ATGGCTGACCGGCTGGCGAACTTCGGAACCAACATCACCGACCGCCTGGCGGGGTTCGGCGAGTTTTCGCGTTTCTGCGGGCACTGGGCCTACTGGACCGTCCGCAAGCCCGCGGGCTACAGCCGGCTGCGGCTGCTCATGCCCCAGCTGTTCACCATCGGTGTCCGCAGCATCCCCGTGGTCATGCTCGTCGGGGCGTTCGTCGGCGCGGTCATCGGCCTAGAGACCTACGGCCAGTTCGAAGCGATCGGCCAGGAGAACAAGCTCGGCGGCGTCATCGCGCTGTCGGTCGTGAAGCAGATCGGCCCGGTGCTGGCCGCGGTCATGATCGCCGGCCGCGTCGGCGGGGCGGTCTCGGCCGAGGTCGGCACGATGCGGGTGACCGAGCAGCTCGACGCCCTGCGCGTCATGGGAACCGACCCGATCCAGCACCTGGTCGTGCCTCGGGTCATGGCCTGCATCATCATGCTCCCCATCCTGACGATCTTCTCGAACCTGCTGGGCATCGCGGGGGGCTACCTCGTCGTCTCGACGGGCTTCGGCGTCGACCAAACCGACTACTGGGACTTCACCGCCCAGCTCGTGACCAACTGGGACGTCTTCACCGGCCTGTTCAAGTCGGTCTTCTTCGGCCTGTTCATCGGGCTCATCGCCTGCTTCAAGGGCTTCAACTGCGAGAGCGGCGCAGCGGGCGTCGGTAAAGCGGCCACCGAGTCCTTCGTGCTCGGCTTCATCGCCATCATCATCAGCAACTTCTTCCTGGCCCAGTTCCTCAACACCCTCGACCCGCTGATCAACGGTATCGGCGGCGCAAGCGTCGTGGGCTGA
- a CDS encoding protein-L-isoaspartate(D-aspartate) O-methyltransferase yields MNLDFDQAAERMIRTQLRPRGIRDPRVLEAMRRVERHRFAPQQLTPAQVYGDHALPTELGQTLSQPFVVAHMTALLDVQPGQRVLEIGTGSGYHTAVLAELGASVISVERHAALSEAAGQRLHVACPKADLTLVVGDGSLGWPDLAPYDRILVTAAAPSLPVALDQQLEPHGRMVIPLGDRNEQVLAVFTRDGDELQRHDDLACRFVPMIGSDAWPG; encoded by the coding sequence GTGAATCTCGATTTCGACCAAGCCGCCGAACGCATGATCCGCACGCAGCTGCGGCCGCGGGGCATCCGCGACCCGCGGGTGCTCGAGGCGATGCGGCGTGTCGAACGCCACCGGTTCGCACCGCAGCAGTTGACCCCCGCCCAGGTCTACGGCGACCACGCCCTGCCCACCGAGCTGGGCCAAACCCTCAGCCAGCCCTTCGTCGTCGCCCACATGACGGCGTTGCTCGACGTCCAGCCCGGCCAACGGGTCCTGGAGATCGGCACCGGCAGCGGCTACCACACCGCGGTCTTGGCCGAGCTCGGCGCGTCGGTGATCAGCGTCGAACGCCACGCCGCGCTTTCCGAAGCCGCGGGGCAGCGTCTCCACGTAGCCTGCCCGAAGGCGGACCTCACGCTGGTGGTGGGTGACGGCTCGCTCGGTTGGCCCGACCTCGCGCCCTACGACCGCATCCTCGTCACCGCCGCTGCGCCGAGCCTGCCGGTGGCCCTCGACCAACAGCTCGAACCCCACGGCCGAATGGTGATTCCACTGGGCGACCGCAACGAACAGGTGCTCGCGGTGTTCACCCGCGACGGCGACGAGCTCCAACGCCACGACGACCTGGCCTGCC
- a CDS encoding 4-(cytidine 5'-diphospho)-2-C-methyl-D-erythritol kinase, with product MAGPVTLDCPAKVNLALAVDPPQPNDPRRLHPIASWMAALSFADTLTVERVVPDSESPGESSFELAYAPDAPVPGAIDWALEDDLMFRAHALVEQRMGRPLAVRVELQKRIPTGAGLGGGSSDAAGMIVALDRLFELGLNASDQSALAAELGSDVHFALGVLAGQTSSIVTGTGDQVEPAPCSATWPIHLVLILPPFGCPTGAVYAAFDRLNASKSPINADDIRELARGFTPGNRELFNDLTAAAADVQPRLKSLLEDLGRLSPRPVHVTGSGAACFAVTDSADDAEGLAQVIRDELNVAALSTQTI from the coding sequence ATGGCCGGCCCGGTCACCCTCGATTGCCCGGCCAAGGTCAACCTCGCGCTCGCCGTCGACCCACCACAACCCAACGACCCCCGCCGCCTCCACCCGATCGCGAGTTGGATGGCGGCGTTGTCGTTTGCCGACACGTTGACGGTGGAGCGGGTTGTTCCCGACTCGGAATCGCCGGGCGAGTCTTCGTTCGAGTTGGCGTATGCGCCCGACGCTCCGGTCCCGGGGGCGATCGATTGGGCACTGGAAGACGACCTGATGTTTCGTGCTCACGCGCTGGTCGAGCAACGCATGGGCCGGCCGCTGGCGGTGCGGGTTGAGCTGCAGAAACGCATCCCCACCGGCGCTGGGCTCGGCGGCGGGTCGAGCGACGCGGCGGGGATGATCGTGGCGTTGGATCGGCTCTTCGAGCTGGGGCTTAACGCAAGCGATCAATCCGCTTTGGCGGCGGAACTCGGGAGCGATGTCCACTTTGCCCTGGGCGTGCTGGCGGGACAAACCTCGTCGATCGTCACCGGCACGGGCGATCAAGTCGAACCCGCCCCATGCTCCGCCACGTGGCCAATCCATCTGGTGCTGATCCTGCCCCCCTTCGGCTGCCCCACCGGGGCGGTGTACGCCGCGTTTGATCGGCTCAACGCTTCGAAGTCCCCGATCAACGCCGACGACATCCGGGAACTCGCCCGGGGCTTCACGCCCGGCAACCGCGAATTGTTCAACGACCTGACCGCCGCCGCGGCTGACGTCCAGCCGCGGCTCAAGTCGCTCCTGGAGGACCTGGGCAGGCTCTCGCCCCGCCCCGTGCATGTCACCGGGTCGGGGGCGGCGTGTTTTGCCGTCACCGATTCGGCAGACGATGCCGAAGGGTTAGCGCAAGTCATCCGCGATGAATTGAACGTGGCCGCGTTGTCGACACAGACGATCTGA